One Clostridium estertheticum DNA segment encodes these proteins:
- a CDS encoding sigma-54 interaction domain-containing protein has product MDLIKIVSNVQKISEAISSVIRVDVTVVDNNYNRIAGTGRYRNCIGEKVNEKSAFGFSLTQGKSFIIENPGEHFTCLECENVQNCEEFAEVCCPINVGNETVGVIGLIAFEEEQRDAIINNKENLMNFLNRMADLISSKLLEQENTEQIKLLALELEIVLDSVDRGIIAADHAGNILHYNTKAAELFKLKGNEILNTNIKNLIGSLDFDLLIEKHKNLKNKEFTYNRDNHHFRGVFDAKPISIGDKSFGIVCSFSNISDLLKTVNNITTGTMVTSFDSIIGSSSCLEQVKVEAEKASKSTSTVLIQGESGTGKELFARAVHFYSTRAKGPFIPINCAAIPEQLLESELFGYEDGAFTGARRGGKAGKFELANKGTIFLDEIGDMPIHLQTKLLRVVQEYVIEKIGGKEAIPIDVRIIAATNKDLEKKVLEGEFRQDLFYRLNVIPLNIPPLRDRKDDIVILVDYLLEKCNVKLEKHISEIEDAVLEIFMNYQWPGNVRELENTIEYAVNMCGSSVIKCMDLPKRLKVSANTLEINKNVGIVPIKELEKREILKALEHFGHSKQSITKAAEALELSRATLYRKLKEYRIEQYQSEK; this is encoded by the coding sequence ATGGATTTGATAAAAATTGTTTCAAATGTTCAGAAGATTTCTGAGGCAATATCAAGTGTCATAAGGGTTGATGTGACTGTTGTAGATAACAATTATAATAGAATAGCAGGTACTGGAAGATATAGAAATTGTATTGGCGAAAAAGTAAATGAAAAATCTGCTTTTGGATTTTCTTTAACACAAGGAAAGAGCTTTATTATTGAAAATCCTGGGGAACATTTTACTTGCCTGGAATGTGAGAATGTCCAAAATTGCGAGGAATTTGCAGAGGTCTGTTGTCCAATTAATGTGGGGAATGAGACTGTTGGAGTTATTGGTCTTATTGCCTTTGAAGAAGAACAAAGGGATGCTATTATAAATAATAAAGAAAACTTAATGAATTTTTTAAATAGAATGGCAGATTTAATATCATCAAAGTTATTAGAACAGGAAAATACAGAGCAAATAAAGCTTTTGGCACTCGAACTTGAGATAGTTCTTGATTCTGTAGATAGAGGGATTATAGCAGCAGATCACGCAGGAAATATTCTTCATTATAATACCAAAGCAGCAGAGCTATTTAAGCTCAAGGGAAACGAAATTTTAAATACCAATATAAAAAATCTTATCGGCAGTTTAGATTTTGATCTGCTTATTGAGAAACATAAGAATTTAAAAAATAAAGAATTCACTTATAATAGGGATAACCATCATTTTAGGGGAGTTTTTGATGCAAAGCCTATTAGTATTGGTGATAAAAGTTTTGGCATAGTATGTTCCTTTAGTAATATTTCTGATTTGTTAAAAACAGTAAACAATATTACTACAGGTACTATGGTCACTTCCTTTGACAGCATTATAGGGAGTAGTTCCTGCTTAGAGCAGGTTAAAGTAGAAGCAGAAAAAGCTTCGAAATCTACTTCTACAGTACTTATTCAGGGAGAAAGTGGAACGGGAAAAGAATTATTTGCAAGGGCTGTTCATTTTTATAGTACTAGAGCTAAGGGTCCTTTTATTCCTATAAATTGTGCAGCTATTCCAGAACAATTGCTAGAAAGTGAGCTTTTTGGATATGAGGATGGTGCATTTACAGGGGCAAGAAGAGGAGGCAAGGCAGGAAAATTTGAATTAGCAAATAAGGGAACTATTTTTTTGGATGAAATTGGAGATATGCCTATTCATCTTCAAACTAAACTTTTAAGGGTGGTCCAGGAGTACGTTATTGAGAAGATTGGTGGAAAAGAGGCCATTCCTATAGACGTAAGAATTATTGCAGCTACAAATAAAGATTTAGAAAAGAAAGTACTAGAAGGCGAGTTTAGGCAAGATTTGTTTTATAGATTAAATGTAATTCCCCTTAATATACCTCCATTAAGAGATCGAAAAGATGACATAGTGATTCTTGTGGATTATCTTTTGGAAAAATGTAATGTTAAGCTAGAAAAGCATATAAGTGAAATAGAGGATGCTGTATTAGAAATTTTTATGAATTATCAATGGCCGGGGAATGTACGTGAACTGGAAAATACCATAGAATATGCGGTAAATATGTGTGGTAGTTCAGTTATAAAATGTATGGATTTGCCTAAGAGGTTGAAAGTTTCAGCAAATACTTTGGAAATTAATAAAAATGTAGGAATTGTACCTATTAAGGAGTTAGAGAAAAGAGAAATCTTAAAGGCTTTAGAACATTTTGGACATAGCAAACAATCAATTACAAAGGCTGCTGAGGCTTTAGAATTAAGTAGAGCAACACTGTATAGAAAATTAAAAGAATATAGAATAGAGCAGTATCAAAGTGAGAAATAA
- a CDS encoding DUF421 domain-containing protein → MNEGLITLVRGIIGFFTLLIFTRVLGKQQISQLTFFDYVVGITIGSTASSLTTDLTSRAWPHWVGLFTWTVLCLILQLITLKSKTVEKYLDGEPTIVIANGKILEESMKKFRYTIGDLLEQLRDKDVFDLGDVAYAVLEKNGQLSILKKAECDSVTPKDLKIKASIANIDVEVIYDGTILQDNLTSINRNEKWLMTKLKKKGINDANEVFLATYNATSGLFIDRYEDDVEKKDK, encoded by the coding sequence ATGAATGAAGGTCTCATAACGTTAGTGAGAGGGATTATAGGTTTTTTTACCTTATTAATATTTACTCGTGTTCTTGGAAAACAACAGATTAGTCAGCTGACGTTTTTTGATTATGTAGTTGGCATAACTATAGGTTCTACAGCTTCATCTCTAACTACAGATTTAACTAGCAGAGCATGGCCTCACTGGGTAGGCTTATTTACTTGGACTGTCTTATGCCTAATTTTGCAATTAATAACTCTTAAATCAAAGACTGTTGAAAAATACCTAGATGGTGAACCCACTATTGTTATTGCAAATGGGAAAATACTTGAGGAATCTATGAAAAAGTTTCGTTACACTATAGGTGATCTTCTAGAGCAATTAAGAGATAAAGATGTTTTTGATCTAGGAGACGTAGCTTATGCAGTATTAGAAAAAAATGGACAATTATCCATTTTAAAAAAAGCTGAATGTGATTCAGTTACACCAAAGGATTTAAAGATTAAAGCTTCCATCGCAAATATTGATGTTGAAGTAATTTATGATGGAACTATTTTACAAGATAACTTAACTAGCATTAATAGGAATGAAAAATGGCTAATGACGAAATTAAAAAAGAAAGGTATTAATGATGCTAATGAAGTATTTTTAGCTACCTATAATGCGACCAGTGGTTTATTTATAGATCGTTATGAAGATGACGTTGAAAAAAAGGACAAATAA
- a CDS encoding DUF4363 family protein has product MKKFISYAIAIVTLTVFVLLMLGGNYLKKPRNPSEDVISLVELSIEHAKVEKWDILQQDIASIDTAWKKIIPRIQFSVERDELYNISLNLARLRGSISSEDKTSTLIELNEIIEDWEELTR; this is encoded by the coding sequence ATGAAAAAATTTATATCATACGCTATAGCAATAGTTACTTTAACAGTCTTTGTACTTTTGATGTTAGGTGGTAATTATTTGAAAAAGCCTCGCAACCCCTCAGAAGATGTGATTTCACTTGTAGAGCTGTCTATAGAACATGCAAAGGTTGAAAAGTGGGATATACTTCAGCAAGATATCGCAAGTATTGATACTGCTTGGAAAAAAATTATACCACGCATTCAATTTAGCGTAGAAAGAGATGAACTATATAATATAAGTTTAAACCTTGCAAGACTTCGCGGTTCCATATCCTCCGAGGATAAAACTAGTACACTAATAGAATTAAATGAAATTATTGAAGATTGGGAGGAATTAACGCGGTAG